From the Candidatus Rokuibacteriota bacterium genome, the window AGGCTCACGTTGCTTGCCTGCCTTCCCGCTGCAACCTCAGCCATCCCGCTCCACGGCGACCGCGCCCTCGCGTTTCTTCTGGGCGGCCCTGCGCAGCTCCTCGACAAACTCAAGCATCATCTGATGCCGCCGGAGCCGCTCGGTCGGCGACCGGCGGAGGTTTTCGACCAGGAGGGTGATGTCAATCCCATACTCCTCCGCCTTTGTCATGGCCGACGACTCGGTATTCTTCATCATCAGTGAGAGTGTCGGGTGAGTGCTCGCATGGTCAGGAGCGTCAGGAAGTCAAGGGCAGGCTACGGGACAGGACCCTCAGGCTAGACGATCACGTCCCGCTCGATGGGGTCGACCTTGACACCCTTGGCCTTGAGCCAGGCGATCCCCCGTTCCAGGTTCTCTTCGGACCCCTCCAGCTCCAGCGCCACCCAGCCATAGTCCGCCTTGACGTCCGCTCGCCGGATGTTCGTGACGATGTCGAACTGCTTGCCGAGCAGGTAGATGATGGGTTCCTGAATCCGTTCCGGCGGAAAGGTCAGACGGACCCGCATCCGGCTCATGGGCGGGACGACCTCAGACGCCCCCGGCGATCGCCGGGACGATGGAGACCTCGTCGCCTTCCTTCAAGGCCGTCCCCGTTCCCTGGAGGAAGCGGATGTCCTCCTGGTTCACGTAGATGTTGATGAAACGCCGGAGCTCGCCCCGGTCCTCGACGAGCCGCTCGCGGAGCCCGGGGA encodes:
- a CDS encoding NIL domain-containing protein; this translates as MSRMRVRLTFPPERIQEPIIYLLGKQFDIVTNIRRADVKADYGWVALELEGSEENLERGIAWLKAKGVKVDPIERDVIV
- a CDS encoding MoaD/ThiS family protein codes for the protein MPVLVRIPTPLRAVTKGAGEVYAKGANVGELIEDLELQFPGLRERLVEDRGELRRFINIYVNQEDIRFLQGTGTALKEGDEVSIVPAIAGGV